One part of the Arabidopsis thaliana chromosome 1 sequence genome encodes these proteins:
- the NUB gene encoding C2H2 and C2HC zinc fingers superfamily protein (NUBBIN (NUB); FUNCTIONS IN: zinc ion binding, nucleic acid binding; INVOLVED IN: stamen development, anther development, carpel development; LOCATED IN: intracellular; EXPRESSED IN: 10 plant structures; EXPRESSED DURING: petal differentiation and expansion stage, E expanded cotyledon stage, D bilateral stage; CONTAINS InterPro DOMAIN/s: Zinc finger, C2H2-like (InterPro:IPR015880), Zinc finger, C2H2-type (InterPro:IPR007087); BEST Arabidopsis thaliana protein match is: C2H2 and C2HC zinc fingers superfamily protein (TAIR:AT1G68480.1); Has 743 Blast hits to 743 proteins in 27 species: Archae - 0; Bacteria - 0; Metazoa - 0; Fungi - 0; Plants - 739; Viruses - 0; Other Eukaryotes - 4 (source: NCBI BLink).) has protein sequence MRADENNTLDLNNLPDDPSRDIFPFFEEGFSSSSSSGGFREKQTKDGKEYECRFCSLKFFKSQALGGHMNRHRQERETESLNKARELVLRNDSFPPHQGPPSFSYHQGDVHIGDLTQFKPMMYPPRHFSLPGSSSILQLQPPYLYPPLSSPFPQHNTNIGNNGTRHQTLTNSVCGGRALPDSSYTFIGAPVANGSRVAPHLPPHHGL, from the exons AT gagAGCTGATGAAAATAACACTTTAGATCTTAATAACTTACCTGATGATCCTTCTAGAGACATTTTCCCATTCTTTGAAGAAggcttctcttcatcttcttcttctg GAGGGTTTAGagagaagcaaacaaaagatGGGAAAGAGTATGAATGTAGATTTTGTTCACTAAAGTTCTTCAAATCTCAAGCTCTCGGTGGCCACATGAACCGCCACCGTCAAG aaagagagaCGGAGTCACTAAACAAAGCTCGTGAACTTGTTCTTCGCAACGATAGCTTTCCTCCTCATCAAGGACCTCCATCGTTTAG ttatcaTCAAGGAGATGTGCATATAGGAGACCTAACACAATTTAAACCAATGATGTACCCACCGAGACATTTCTCACTCCCCGGCTCTTCCTCCATCCTCCAGCTGCAACCACCATATCTTTATCCTCCGCTGTCTTCACCGTTTCCTCAACATAACACCAACATAGGCAACAACGGTACGCGTCACCAAACCCTAACCAATAGCGTTTGCGGTGGTCGTGCACTACCTGACTCAAGTTACACCTTCATCGGTGCACCAGTGGCTAATGGTTCTAGAGTTGCTCCACATCTACCTCCACATCATGGGCtataa
- the ST4B gene encoding sulfotransferase 4B (sulfotransferase 4B (ST4B); CONTAINS InterPro DOMAIN/s: Sulfotransferase domain (InterPro:IPR000863); BEST Arabidopsis thaliana protein match is: sulfotransferase 4A (TAIR:AT2G14920.1); Has 2771 Blast hits to 2728 proteins in 191 species: Archae - 0; Bacteria - 215; Metazoa - 1679; Fungi - 1; Plants - 543; Viruses - 0; Other Eukaryotes - 333 (source: NCBI BLink).) translates to MGEKDIPRNLKEEEEEEEENQSEETKSLISSLPSDIDCSGTKLYKYQGCWYDKDILQAILNFNKNFQPQETDIIVASFPKSGTTWLKALTFALAQRSKHTSDNHPLLTHNPHELVPYLELDLYLKSSKPDLTKLPSSSPRLFSTHMSFDALKVPLKESPCKIVYVCRNVKDVLVSLWCFENSMSGENNLSLEALFESLCSGVNLCGPLWENVLGYWRGSLEDPKHVLFLRYEELKTEPRVQIKRLAEFLDCPFTKEEEDSGGVDKILELCSLRNLSGLEINKTGSLSEGVSFKSFFRKGEVGDWKSYMTPEMENKIDMIVEEKLQGSGLKL, encoded by the coding sequence atgggtGAGAAAGATATTCCAAGGAActtgaaggaagaagaagaagaagaagaagaaaaccaaagtgaagaaaccaaaagtttGATCTCTTCACTTCCTTCAGACATAGATTGCTCAGGGACCAAGTTGTACAAGTACCAAGGATGTTGGTACGACAAAGATATTCTCCAAGCAATCCtcaatttcaacaaaaactttcagCCACAAGAAACGGATATAATTGTTGCTTCTTTCCCCAAATCGGGTACGACTTGGCTCAAGGCACTCACATTCGCACTCGCGCAAAGATCAAAACACACTTCAGACAATCATCCTCTGCTAACTCATAATCCTCATGAGCTAGTGCCGTACCTCGAGCTCGATCTTTATCTCAAAAGCTCGAAACCGGATTTGACCAAGTTGCCATCATCATCTCCGAGATTGTTCTCAACCCACATGTCCTTTGATGCGCTTAAAGTACCGTTGAAAGAGTCTCCTTGCAAGATCGTGTACGTGTGCAGGAACGTGAAAGACGTATTGGTATCACTTTGGTGTTTCGAAAACTCCATGAGTggagaaaacaatttaagtCTCGAGGCTTTGTTCGAGTCTTTATGTAGCGGAGTTAACTTATGCGGTCCCTTATGGGAAAATGTGTTAGGCTATTGGAGAGGAAGCTTGGAAGATCCTAAGCATGTGCTTTTCTTGAGGTACGAGGAGTTGAAGACGGAGCCTCGTGTGCAAATCAAGAGACTTGCAGAGTTCTTAGATTGTCCATtcacaaaggaagaagaagatagtggAGGTGTAGACAAGATCTTGGAACTTTGTTCTCTAAGAAACCTTAGCGGTTTGGAGATCAACAAAACAGGAAGCTTGTCGGAAGGAGTAAGTTTCAAGAGTTTTTTCCGTAAAGGGGAAGTTGGTGATTGGAAGAGTTATATGACTCCtgaaatggaaaacaaaatcgacATGATTGTTGAGGAGAAACTTCAAGGCTCTGGTTTGAAATTGTAG
- a CDS encoding Tetratricopeptide repeat (TPR)-like superfamily protein (Tetratricopeptide repeat (TPR)-like superfamily protein; CONTAINS InterPro DOMAIN/s: Pentatricopeptide repeat (InterPro:IPR002885); BEST Arabidopsis thaliana protein match is: Tetratricopeptide repeat (TPR)-like superfamily protein (TAIR:AT4G02750.1); Has 37390 Blast hits to 13439 proteins in 200 species: Archae - 0; Bacteria - 4; Metazoa - 27; Fungi - 54; Plants - 36888; Viruses - 0; Other Eukaryotes - 417 (source: NCBI BLink).) — translation MITSLRDSSLLVAESRELITHAKCSTESLNQMFLFGMLCLMGVIASANKVFCEMVEKNVVLWTSMINGYLLNKDLVSARRYFDLSPERDIVLWNTMISGYIEMGNMLEARSLFDQMPCRDVMSWNTVLEGYANIGDMEACERVFDDMPERNVFSWNGLIKGYAQNGRVSEVLGSFKRMVDEGSVVPNDATMTLVLSACAKLGAFDFGKWVHKYGETLGYNKVDVNVKNALIDMYGKCGAIEIAMEVFKGIKRRDLISWNTMINGLAAHGHGTEALNLFHEMKNSGISPDKVTFVGVLCACKHMGLVEDGLAYFNSMFTDFSIMPEIEHCGCVVDLLSRAGFLTQAVEFINKMPVKADAVIWATLLGASKVYKKVDIGEVALEELIKLEPRNPANFVMLSNIYGDAGRFDDAARLKVAMRDTGFKKEAGVSWIETDDGLVKFYSSGEKHPRTEELQRILRELKSFNILRDEEHFM, via the exons ATGATTACGTCGCTCCGAGACTCGTCGCTGCTTGTTGCCGAATCACGAGAATTGATTACGCACGCCAAGTGTTCGACAGAATCTCTCAACCAAATGTTTCTGTTTGGAATGCTATGTTTAATGG GAGTGATAGCATCGGCGAATAAGGTGTTTTGTGAGATGGTTGAGAAAAATGTAGTTCTTTGGACTTCGATGATCAATGGGTATCTTTTGAATAAGGACTTAGTCTCTGCTCGACGCTATTTTGATTTGTCGCCTGAGAGAGATATTGTGTTGTGGAACACTATGATATCTGGTTATATTGAAATGGGGAATATGTTAGAGGCTAGGAGTCTTTTTGATCAAATGCCTTGTAGGGATGTCATGTCGTGGAATACGGTTTTAGAGGGTTATGCAAATATTGGAGATATGGAAGCATGTGAAAGGGTTTTTGATGATATGCCAGAGAGAAATGTGTTCTCTTGGAATGGTTTGATCAAGGGATATGCTCAAAATGGGCGGGTTTCTGAAGTGTTGGGTTCTTTTAAGAGAATGGTAGATGAAGGGAGTGTTGTTCCTAACGATGCAACAATGACTTTAGTTTTATCCGCTTGTGCAAAGTTAGGAGCTTTTGATTTCGGGAAATGGGTACATAAGTATGGAGAAACTCTTGGTTACAATAAGGTAGATGTTAATGTTAAGAATGCTTTGATTGATATGTATGGAAAATGCGGAGCTATAGAGATAGCTATGGAAGTCTTCAAAGGcataaagagaagagatttgaTAAGTTGGAATACCATGATCAACGGTTTAGCTGCACATGGACATGGAACTGAGGCCTTAAATTTATTCCATGAGATGAAAAATTCCGGAATTAGTCCGGACAAGGTAACATTCGTCGGTGTTTTATGTGCCTGTAAACACATGGGTTTGGTTGAAGATGGCTTGGCTTATTTCAATTCCATGTTTACTGATTTCTCAATAATGCCTGAGATTGAGCATTGCGGTTGTGTAGTGGATTTACTATCACGGGCTGGATTTTTAACACAAGCTGTTgagtttataaacaaaatgcCGGTAAAAGCGGATGCTGTTATATGGGCTACTCTTCTTGGAGCTTCAAAGGTTTATAAGAAGGTGGACATTGGCGAAGTTGCGCTTGAAGAGTTGATCAAGCTTGAACCAAGAAACCCGGCTAATTTCGTTATGCTCTCAAACATATATGGAGATGCAGGAAGATTTGATGATGCTGCAAGGCTAAAAGTTGCTATGAGAGACACAGGGTTTAAGAAAGAAGCAGGTGTTAGCTGGATTGAGACCGATGATGGTTTAGTGAAGTTTTATTCTTCGGGAGAGAAGCATCCTCGAACAGAGGAATTACAGAGGATCTTGAGAGAACTGAAGAGCTTCAACATCCTTCGTGACGAAGAACATTTTATGTAA
- a CDS encoding translocase subunit seca (unknown protein; BEST Arabidopsis thaliana protein match is: unknown protein (TAIR:AT1G68490.1); Has 114 Blast hits to 114 proteins in 18 species: Archae - 0; Bacteria - 0; Metazoa - 0; Fungi - 0; Plants - 114; Viruses - 0; Other Eukaryotes - 0 (source: NCBI BLink).) yields the protein MMNSCGIQQNAFEEMRRNAAVSDRRDAVICPKPRRVGALNHHSSRSLRWQLNHQMELCESNSGSEILDFILTKGGGGGGEQDQTRTVMTPPLFFTGSPPSRVSNPLTKDSLFREELLMVASPSPSTPRATKPQPPSSPRNGSCVMAATSFGNNPVVRVVGFDCDRRSSNRSISTLA from the exons ATGATGAACAGCTGTGGAATCCAACAAAACGCTTTTGAAGAGATGAGGAGAAACGCCGCCGTTTCTGATCGGAGAGACGCCGTGATTTGTCCTAAACCTCGTCGTGTTGGTGCTCTTAATCACCACTCTTCTCGATCTCTCCGTTGGCAACTCAA tcATCAGATGGAATTATGTGAATCGAATTCAGGAAGTGAGATTTTGGATTTCATCCTCACaaag ggtggtggtggtggtggtgagcAAGATCAGACGAGGACGGTGATGACGCCACCTCTGTTCTTTACAGGGTCACCTCCAAGTAGAGTTTCTAACCCATTAACAAAAGATTCGCTTTTTCGAGAAGAGCTTCTCATGGTGGCTTCTCCGAGTCCATCGACTCCACGAGCAACCAAACCGCAGCCACCGTCTTCTCCAAGGAACGGTAGTTGTGTTATGGCGGCGACGAGTTTCGGGAACAATCCTGTGGTTCGTGTTGTGGGGTTTGATTGTGACAGACGCAGCAGCAACAGGAGCATTTCGACTCTTGCATAA
- the ST4C gene encoding sulfotransferase 4C (sulfotransferase 4C (ST4C); CONTAINS InterPro DOMAIN/s: Sulfotransferase domain (InterPro:IPR000863); BEST Arabidopsis thaliana protein match is: sulfotransferase 4A (TAIR:AT2G14920.1); Has 2670 Blast hits to 2627 proteins in 170 species: Archae - 0; Bacteria - 153; Metazoa - 1667; Fungi - 1; Plants - 539; Viruses - 0; Other Eukaryotes - 310 (source: NCBI BLink).) produces MDEKDILRNLREEEEEEEENQSEETKILISSLPWEIDYLGNKLFKYQGYWYYEDVLQSIPNIHSSFQPQETDIVVASFYKSGTTWLKALTFALVQRSKHSLEDHHHPLLSHNPHEIVPYLELDLYLNSSKPDLTKFLSSSSSSSSPRLFSTHMSLDALKLPLKKSPCKVVYVCRNVKDVLVSLWCFLNANKGVEWGDFSQNEKIIRAENYSFKAIFESFCNGVTLHGPFWDHAQSYWRGSLEDPKHFLFMRYEELKAEPRTQVKRLAEFLDCPFTKEEEDSGTVDKILELCSLSNLSSLEINKTGSLGGVDYKTYFRKGQVGDWKSYMTSEMVNKIDMIVEEKLKGSGLKF; encoded by the coding sequence atggatgagAAAGATATTCTAAGGAACttgagggaagaagaagaagaagaagaagaaaatcaaagcgaagaaaccaaaattttgatcTCTTCACTTCCTTGGGAGATAGATTACCTTGGGAACAAGCTTTTCAAGTACCAAGGATATTGGTACTACGAAGACGTTCTCCAATCAATCCCCAATATACACTCGAGTTTTCAGCCACAAGAAACCGATATAGTTGTTGCTTCTTTCTACAAATCGGGCACGACTTGGCTCAAAGCACTCACATTTGCACTCGTTCAACGATCAAAACACTCGTtagaagatcatcatcatcctctgctATCTCATAACCCTCATGAGATAGTACCGTACCTCGAGCTAGATCTGTATCTCAACAGCTCAAAACCGGACTTGACCAAgttcttatcatcatcatcatcatcatcatctccgaGATTGTTCTCAACTCATATGTCCTTGGACGCGCTTAAACTACCCTTGAAGAAGTCTCCTTGCAAGGTAGTGTACGTGTGCAGGAACGTGAAAGACGTGTTGGTGTCACTTTGGTGTTTCCTCAATGCCAACAAGGGAGTAGAATGGGGAGATTTTAGCCAAAATGAAAAGATCATTCGAGCGGAGAATTATTCTTTCAAGGCTATATTTGAGTCATTCTGCAACGGAGTTACCCTACACGGTCCCTTTTGGGACCATGCACAGAGCTATTGGCGAGGCAGCTTGGAAGATCCTAagcattttcttttcatgagGTACGAGGAGTTGAAAGCGGAGCCTCGTACTCAGGTCAAGAGACTTGCAGAGTTCTTGGATTGTCCATTCActaaggaagaggaagatagCGGAACTGTAGACAAGATCTTGGAACTTTGCTCTCTAAGTAATTTAAGCAGTTTGGAGATCAACAAAACTGGATCCTTGGGTGGAGTAGATTACAAGACTTATTTCCGTAAAGGACAAGTTGGTGACTGGAAGAGTTATATGACCTCTGAAATGGTAAATAAAATCGATATGATCGTCGAGGAGAAACTCAAAGGTTCCGGTTTGAAATTCTAG